The following proteins come from a genomic window of Elusimicrobiota bacterium:
- a CDS encoding dihydroneopterin aldolase: MVDVEVWLKVGCAATERAFPQRVELDVRLEGDFAAAGRSEDLTRSIDDAGVVERPRRALPKKTRRPLEAVAEETARWVLERTPARAVSVKARKRALPGIRLAEVATYRAAAR, from the coding sequence GTGGTGGACGTGGAGGTGTGGCTCAAGGTGGGTTGCGCCGCGACGGAACGGGCCTTCCCCCAGCGGGTGGAGTTGGACGTCCGCCTGGAGGGGGATTTCGCCGCCGCCGGCCGCTCGGAGGATTTGACGCGTTCCATCGATGACGCGGGTGTGGTGGAGAGACCGCGGCGCGCCCTCCCGAAGAAAACCCGCCGCCCGCTCGAAGCCGTCGCGGAAGAGACGGCCCGTTGGGTTTTGGAACGAACGCCGGCGCGCGCCGTCAGCGTCAAAGCCCGCAAACGGGCGCTTCCCGGGATCCGGCTTGCCGAGGTGGCGACCTACCGCGCCGCGGCGCGGTAG
- a CDS encoding 6-carboxytetrahydropterin synthase: MYSVVREIHFSYGHRLMDYAGPCRHPHGHNGRVEVELSRARLNRLGMVMDFDEIKKRLQTWVDGHLDHRMILRRDDPLVGVLKEMHEPLYLLTENPTAEAIAREIFRVAAAQGLPVTRVTFWETERSQATYRAAAR, encoded by the coding sequence ATGTATTCCGTCGTCCGCGAAATCCATTTTTCCTATGGCCACCGCTTGATGGACTACGCGGGACCCTGCCGCCACCCCCACGGCCACAACGGGCGGGTCGAGGTCGAGTTGTCGCGGGCGCGCCTCAACCGGCTCGGCATGGTCATGGATTTCGATGAGATAAAAAAACGGCTTCAAACGTGGGTTGACGGTCATCTGGACCACCGGATGATCTTGCGGCGCGATGACCCGCTGGTCGGTGTCTTAAAGGAAATGCACGAACCTCTTTATTTGTTGACGGAAAATCCGACGGCGGAAGCCATCGCCCGGGAAATATTCCGCGTGGCGGCCGCCCAGGGTTTGCCGGTGACGCGGGTCACCTTCTGGGAGACCGAGAGGTCCCAGGCGACCTACCGCGCCGCGGCGCGGTAG